AAGTGATATCCAATTAGCTGGTAGTTTATATTATCTTGAAACTTACCCTCCATAACCAGCATTCATATCCATTACATTCCTCACACTTGACCAGTTTATACCAAGGCCTTCCATATAAACATCTGAAACAAGGGCAGACCAGTGTTTGCTATCTTCGTAAAACATTTGCTCAGTTTCAACTTCATTTGACAAGCTTAAAGGTTTAATCCTGAGCCTTTTAGGCCAGGGAGCAGGCCAACTGCTATTGTCTGGAAGCCTGTTAAGACAGCCACCGAGAGGCACATACCTGGACCACAATAATGAGAGAGATGAGAAGGACATACAAACATGGCAAATAGAATATGTGAGCCAAAGATGATAAAAACAAGAACCGAAACGAGGTTGAAGATGGAACAATCTTGGACTGAATTGGAACAGTTACAAGCTAAGCGGATTCCCTTCTTTTGGAggtcccaaatttatttatcaGATGGATAACAAAAAAGAGATAAAGGTCGGAGCATTTGTGAGATTAATTCTCTGACTTCAGAGCAATTGAGAAACTGGACTGAGGCAAAAGCTTTTAAACAGGACACACTTAACCTGATTCACAACCACCCTCAATTGACGTTGTCTCATTGTGAGCTAATCCATTTAGCTAGTCTCAGTAAAGTCAACAACTTTCAATTACTCCTCCGCCTAAAACCAAATGCTTTCCCATATCTAGCACCCCTTTgtccttccttctctctctgtgtgcGCATGTGCATGGTCATGCAGGCATGTATGGATTTTTGGGGTGCAATTAGGTAATGCTACATCCCAGCCTCATGGAAGTGACACAACAATGACACAACAGCATGTCTACAACATAAGATATTGTTTGAATAACAAATGCAATATGACATTAGTACCAAGAATGATGCCGCTGATCTTGCTTTTCACATAAAGGGGGACTAGTTTGTTCACGTTCCTGATAGCAGGAAGATGAAACAGGTTTTTGATATATCACCAGGCCAATCCCAGATGATTCCATAGCTTTAGCCACCACCTTCCAGCACATGGACTTCGTCAAAGCAACCATAGCTGCAGAACAAGTGGATAATGAAGGCCCAATCAAATCAACACCAGTTGTTGACATCTCCAagcattttatttgaaatttactaCAGACATAATAACATAAAACTTGCAGACTCAGTGAAGAGGCATAAAGacaggaggaaggaaaaaaaaatttgtcagcTCACACACCATTCCACACAGATTGATCCCTCTCATCATTGCGATAAACTGGGGTAGCCGACCATAGAAAGAAACCCCCAGGCCTAAGAATCCTGTTGAGCTCCAATAGCGGTTTCCCACCTACAATTTccacaaaaaccaaataaagatgaacTCAAGACTTCACAAAACTTTTATAAATGGCACATGTATGATTGATTGACAGGAAGTACCATCTGCGTCCCAGTGAACCCTGCATCTTGCACAATGAATCAAGTCATATGCGTTATCTGGAAAAGTCAGCATCTGCGTCCCAATAACGGAAAGAGTGGCAGGAATTCCTCGTTCTAGAGCAAATTGTATCTGAGCTTCATGCTCATCTTTCGGGGCCAATGACATGGTAATTACATCTTTGTCCAGCAAATAACCACCAAAGCTGGCAACTCCACAACCGACATCTAAAATAACCCTGATGTGTTTTCCCATTCTATGGCTGGTAAAGTCTGAGTGAAGTAGGAAAATTTGTTAAGAAAAACCCACACTGCCAGATGCCAGACTTGCCAACAAAACCAATGTGAAATTGTTGACCCTTTTGCAACTCAAAAGACGACCAAGCGTAGTAATATATTTGGTACCTTTTCTACAAACTCAATATAATTAGCAACCCCATCCTTAAATTGAGTTCCTCCTCCTgggaaatgaaaataatcacCAGATTTCTCCACCCAGTTTTGTTCCTTCTTGTATTCAACAAGCTTTGGGTGAGGAACATTGTTGTACCAGATCTGCAGGACATAAAGAAGAAAACGGCCAGCATTAGTTTGTTGGTAAACCACTTAACATGAAGAGATCTCATCTTGGTCCGCCATTTTTTATGGAATCAGCAGAAGAATTGATTTAACAAAAGGCAGAAATTCCAACGCCCATAAGACTGCAATCGCCTCTATGAGCCAATACGAGTAATACTCACCAATGACAGGCAACAACGTTCGTGAGAACACGAACTAGAGggattcagaaaaagaaatcctTTAAACAGAAATTGATGAATGGATGAGAGCCTCAGATTCACAGCACACAACCTCATCGAATAATCTGTCAATCAAGTAACGAGGAACTAAGACAAGCATCACATTATCATAGCTCATAGTGATGGATCACACCAAATTCAGGCCATTTGGCAGTCATTCTTGCATCGAGATTCAAGAAATCAACAACCAAGCAATCTATTTACCGAACCGAACGCCGAAAGGGCAGTACCAAAAcactcccaaaaaagaaactcatttcTTGAATCAGCAATCAACCATAAAGATACGCACTTTAAACTAAAAACCACAAATCTTACCAAAATCAACATATCAATCTCACCATGTCCCTGCTCTTAGGCCACGGAACAGGCACCTTATACCACTCGGAAGCGGCGGCAGACATCGCGAGCTCGGGTTCGGGCAATGCCGCTCCCGGTGCTCCATGTGCCGCCTCGACTTCAGCTGCTTGATCGCCTTGAAATTATCCAAGCACGGTATGAAATCCACCGCGGTCGCCCCCCTTGCACGCCTTCCACTTCAAGCTCAAATCAAGCGGCGGCCCTTTGTCGATCGGGGCCGGAACGGATGagttcgccgccgccgccgccgccgccgccaccgccggcggAGGAGGCGAGGGGGAAGAGATCCGCTGGAGATCGGAGGCGGAGTAGAAGGAGAGGAGGGGGGATTGGGAGCCGgcggtgaggatgaggatggtgACGAAGAGGAGGAGCAAGATCGAGGAGGCGAGGATGAAGGGGTATTTTCTCTCCTTGAACAGGTTCTGCACTGCGGCTACTGCCATCCTCGATCTCGGTCGAGGTCGGAGGATGTGACGAGAGAGATCCGAGAGAGATCCGAGAGAGGGAGCGGGATCTCGcgaggaagaaaaaggatgtGGGACGCGGTAATCGACTGGGGAAGATTCGAAATGTCGTTATATATCCACTAGTAATACAATGGTAtaacaattataaaaaatttatcaaactcTTTAGTTTAGAGTCACGTGAAATCcgtatttaattggaaaaagttcatttttctttttgctagataaaaaaataatccttcgctcaaaataaaaatcaaacaccCTTCCACTTAAATACACACGATCCGGATAATTCGTAACTctgatcaaaataaattatatagGTGATTGCATATTCTCGCTCCGTAAAAATGAGATGTAATATATGTGACGCAGAGGCTACAGAGtagaaagaataaaatagaaagTTCATGTTCCTGTTCTGCTAATGCTTTCTTTATATAAAATGGGTTGTACTAGGCTTATTAGTTAGATACGTGAAAGGCCAACACTACCTTTATGGCAAGTGTCGGCCTTAACCGAGGATAAACACCCGATAGCATCGATCTCCCAATCGCTACTCAGATCCCCCGACACATCTGAAAAAAATGACGATATCATATCACGATCATGGGGTAGCCCGGTTCGAATTAGAGAAGGGGCTATCTTCGATTTTAAGAAACAGCACTTTCTAAggtaaaatgtttttctttggcAAACTGTAATATCAAATGGTTTAGATCAGCACACGGTGCGTAAGAGTTGCAAAATCACGGTGCTGGATGAATTCTTTGTTCGAGACTGGATTTGATGCAACAGAGCCccgaagaaaataataaagaagcACCATGCGCATTCACTCACGAACTTCCTGGATGGCCACTGCTAGTTCGGCTGGATTTTCATTTAACATGGTCCTCCAAAAATAACATTTCAAGTCACCCCTATTGCTCTAAAGATTATCCAATCTCAGTTTGCGGGAGATTCAAAGTGTGGAAATCAGATTTCACAAACTTGGTGCTAAACTCGAGCTTACTTGACTCTCTTTGGGTCTGTTGTCTAAAGATAAACTGTTTTCAGAAAATTGTTTTCTAACATTCTAATGTTCGTATAACGAAGAGCTAATCGATTGGACTGAAACAACAAGCATAGATAGGGGAAAAAGACTTCCcttttaattaaaaggaaaatcaattccCTTAAAAACTGACAGTTTtccataaaaatgattttcatggaaaatattttcctttaaaatcaaattttgggCTAAACAAACGCGGGCTTAAACTAACCTTCTAAGCGTACGAAATAGTCCACTTCAGCTGCCAAGATGATTACAAACAAGTGGAACAGGGTTATATAAAATAACGGACCAAACCTATTTCCCCTCAGTGCAAACCCAAGCAAGCAAGGGAATTTACAATTTCCTTCATTTCCTCTTCCACACTCATTTCCCTTCATCTCCTTTGCACTCACTTCCTCCTTACTGTGGTAACCAAACTAAGTGTGAGTTCAGCACCGGCAGAAAACAAGTGCAAACACTCACAAGCAGCACCCATAGGCGCAGGAGTTTCCACCACCAAAATGAACAGACATCATCTAAATATAAACAAGTGCACAAATGCAATACTCCAAATCTTCTACGGAAAACATTCTTCAAGAACATAATTAATCTACTTCATATCATTTTGTTTAGAATTGATGCGGACATGGCACCAGTTTTCAGAAGATTCTTGCTTACATTTCTAGGCAATCCTTCACTAAAATCGTGTTAGCCTTAAACATACTTCCAAATCTAATGCTCGAAGTCCGCCAAACAATAAAGAATTTTCCCTCCAGACTTGACTGAGAAAATCGGTACCAACTGGGAACATCCGGTTTCAGATACAAAGACATTGATTCAAATGCATACATCACCATTCCCCGAGCTTCTACACTCCTCACATTAAGAAAAGGTGCATTGGATTTTTGTATACTCCCTAGATCATCAATTCGGATTATCGAAGCCAACAGGcatggaaaaggagaaaaggtcAATCGTACCATCTGAAACTCATTTTGTACAACCGCAAAAACCTAATTCCAGAGGGAAAAAATTGGTTTGGCAATATTTGTTACAAAATGCTGCTTCTCTTACTCCATTATTCCAGAACCTGCATTTTCAACATCAACTTCTCCCATACCTgtatcttcctcttcttcactaTCTTCATCTCCACTAACCTCCTCGTTGGCACGATTTAACTGAAGCATGTGCTCAGCAAGTAATTTGTCATCCCGTTCACTCACCTATTCAGATATGAGCTCATTACAGTCTCAAAGAAGCAATTTTCAAGTTTGCAGAAATGCTAAAGCAGATGAAGATCTCTTTAAAGTTTGCAAGCGAAGAAAATTCGCAGGATCACATCAAGTTCAGGATGCATAAAAAGCGCATAAGAAAATGCCCCTAGTAAATAGAAGAAACTGCTCACCGCTCTAGGGGCCTCCTTCATAACAAGTTTCCCCTTTTGCTTCTCAATAGCTTCGCTGCAGGCTGCAATAGCTTTATTAAGAACTGCCAATCCTTGCTCCTGCCAAATGCAGTACAAAAGTGGCCAAGGTTTCATGAGCTGACATGCCACCAACAACTTACAATCCTCTTGAGAAACATCAACATGTTTGAACAATCTAAGTAGCAGTTTCTTTAAAGAACAATTCAGAGCTTCTAAGAATTATCCATGCCAGTGATGAGGAGAAAGACACATCCAAAAACTATATTGGCATCCAAAAGCATCGATCAACAAAAATTAGATCCCACAAAAGTAGATCAAAGATCAACAGGGGAGGAATTTTACATTGCAACTTTTTGGACAAAACTTGCCATGAGAAAAAGATCTGTTAAAGAAGccaagacaaaaaaatcaaaggagtTTTCAGACGATCAGATGAATAACATGTTAGCAAAACCATATCCTTCTAAGGCCGAAAAAAATTAGGACAGGAACCTATCATCATAAAGCTTATAGGTCAGACTCCACAGACATCCACATATGGACTAGCTATAAAAGTGATAATACTCAGAAAGGTGGAGAGAAATGTTGATGATGATAAGTACAGTTGGACAAAAGTATATTTCTCACGGCATCATTAATATTTCACATCTGTACACAAAAAAACCCAACTCCCAATGCAAGAGTTACCAAAGGCTTGCAGTCTcgatattttatattttcctccAAAGAGGCAAAACCTAGttattaaaaattgagaaaataagtATGGACAAAGGGCACTTCTGGAAGCCCATAAAAGAACCAAAGTGGGAATGACAACTTTAAAAGAGGTCGAGAGAAACACCGACCTTGTCCAGAGTTTGAGTAGTGAGGACATAAAGTGGAGGTGCAACCAGCTTGATTTTCACAGGACAATCATCATTTCCAGCAGCTTCAGCTTTCCTCATAGCATCCTGCAGAGTCGATTGCTAGAACAATTAAACTAGAACAGTAACGAGTGAACAACTAATAGATAAAATCACTACTCTCTTGAACAGATGTATTCTAGACAGAGTGAACATAACCAAAAACTAAGTAGGGACCTTAATGTGCAGAACACCATCGAGCTGGAAGCATTTCATTTCAATATCAGCTCGTATCTTCAATGGTTGTGGGGTCATTCTTCTCCTAATATTCTTTACCAACGCATCTTTCACTTCCTCCGTCACAGCAGGGACCACTTTTGTCACCTACATAccaattaaagctcaattaagtAATAAGCTAGAAGAACCACTCACAATCAGCATGTCGTGCATAGTCTACCTCTTGTCCATTAGGACCAACTTCTTTGATCTCACGGGTTAGCGAATCAAGAACTGTATCAGGATCTGTCACAATTATCTTAAATGCCTGCACAAAAAGATGTAGTTAGTAAACTTGGGACCCCAGGTCAAGCACCTGCAGAACTCAAGGCAAGCAAACCCCCATAAATGGCTGAACGGCTCACCTCAAACGCATGTCCGTATTTCCTGTACAGAGGCCAGCCAATACTAACGTACAGTTCCTGCGAAAGATCATTGCAAATTCCCTTTATCATCAcagaaaacaaataagaaaaataaagcaaacTTCCCAAATTAGAGTTTCCAGCATGTGAGACTTTCATTTCCAGTAAGCGAATCCACTGAAAGCAACAGCAATTCAAGTAACTTCTCTCGAACGAGAAACTCACAGCCCTCAAACTTTTTACTACTAGGAGCCTAACTAGTAACTACCAAGCGTGGAGAAATTGACCTGCTCCAGCAAGAACACTGCTGTCCTCCCAAGCAGCAAGCAAGACCAATGACAACACGATTCCTAAAACAATCTTCAACAGAAATATTTGGTCGGAAACGACATGGGCAACATCCGCGAGTTCTCAATTTCACTTCAGAAACTCAAATCACTGCCTCAAAGACAAGATACTCTTCGCCACAATTTAcgaggaaaaaagaagacaacCAGCAATCGTACTAGGGCAACTCGCAGGTAAGCATCCGAACAAACTTCCCTAACCATACCGACAAATCAACCGTCGGCCGATAACAACGGACGCAGAAATCAGGCGAAACAAAATCGACTAAGAACAGAACTCGAATCGAATCACGCGCACCTCAAGATCGATGCCCAGGGTCTCGGCCACGTGGCGCATGATGGAGTGGACGAGCTTGCTCTTGTTGTACCGCTCCTCGCAGGCCTGGATGTCCTCCTCGGACACCCGACGCTTGCTGAGGTCGATGTAGCCCTTCTCCTTGTCGACGCGAAGCACCATGACGGCTCGATGCGGCCGACCTTGATGAGGCTGCTGACGGAGCGGATCCGGCGGCGGGAGAGCTCGGAGAAGAGGATCATGCCCTCGATGTTGTTGTACTCGAGGAGGGAGACGTAGGCCCCATGTCGGCGATGTTCTTCACCTGGATCATCACCGCCATGTCCACCTCCGGGTACCGCGCCTCGTACATGCGGCACTCGAGGTTCGGTGCGTGCGACGCCATCGGAGCGGGGAGCGGGGAGCGGGGAGCGGGGCTGGAGAGTCTTCTAGGTTTTGGGGAGTTTCGGAAGGGAGGAGTGCAGGTTGCGCGAAGAAGGGACGAGAAGGCGACGCGCGAGGCGAGATGAAAATGGGTCGGGGGATTTTGTCGTCACGGTCGCCGAGAGGAATGACCCGAACGAGCTATTCGGTTCACCCGCGTCCGATTCGAGGAGGGGGCGGCAGGCC
This Eucalyptus grandis isolate ANBG69807.140 chromosome 7, ASM1654582v1, whole genome shotgun sequence DNA region includes the following protein-coding sequences:
- the LOC120296354 gene encoding LOW QUALITY PROTEIN: probable methyltransferase PMT23 (The sequence of the model RefSeq protein was modified relative to this genomic sequence to represent the inferred CDS: inserted 2 bases in 2 codons; deleted 1 base in 1 codon); translated protein: MAVAAVQNLFKERKYPFILASSILLLLFVTILILTAGSQSPLLSFYSASDLQRISSPSPPPPAVAAAAAAAANSSVPAPIDKGPPLDLSLKWKACKGATAVDFIPCLDNFKAIKQLKSRRHMEHRERHCPNPSSRCLPPLPSXYKVPVPWPKSRDMIWYNNVPHPKLVEYKKEQNWVEKSGDYFHFPGGGTQFKDGVANYIEFVEKTLPAIEWXKHIRVILDVGCGVASFGGYLLDKDVITMSLAPKDEHEAQIQFALERGIPATLSVIGTQMLTFPDNAYDLIHCARCRVHWDADGGKPLLELNRILRPGGFFLWSATPVYRNDERDQSVWNAMVALTKSMCWKVVAKAMESSGIGLVIYQKPVSSSCYQEREQTSPPLCEKQDQRHHSWYVPLGGCLNRLPDNSSWPAPWPKRLRIKPLSLSNEVETEQMFYEDSKHWSALVSDVYMEGLGINWSSVRNVMDMNAGYGGFAAALIDMPLWVMNIVPVHVQDSLSVIFDRGLIGTYHDWCESFNTYPRTYDLLHSSFLFKDLPERCEVVDIAVEMDRILRPGGYVLVQDSTEVINKLGPVLRSLQWSVTLHQEQFLVGKKGFWRPGDASIST
- the LOC120296384 gene encoding LOW QUALITY PROTEIN: eukaryotic translation initiation factor 2 subunit alpha homolog (The sequence of the model RefSeq protein was modified relative to this genomic sequence to represent the inferred CDS: inserted 2 bases in 2 codons), which produces MASHAPNLECRMYEARYPEVDMAVMIQVKNIADMGXYVSLLEYNNIEGMILFSELSRRRIRSVSSLIKVGRIEPXMVLRVDKEKGYIDLSKRRVSEEDIQACEERYNKSKLVHSIMRHVAETLGIDLEELYVSIGWPLYRKYGHAFEAFKIIVTDPDTVLDSLTREIKEVGPNGQEVTKVVPAVTEEVKDALVKNIRRRMTPQPLKIRADIEMKCFQLDGVLHIKDAMRKAEAAGNDDCPVKIKLVAPPLYVLTTQTLDKEQGLAVLNKAIAACSEAIEKQKGKLVMKEAPRAVSERDDKLLAEHMLQLNRANEEVSGDEDSEEEEDTGMGEVDVENAGSGIME